In Candidatus Jettenia caeni, the DNA window TGCGTTATCAAGTTCACGGCATACCTGTTCGTAGTCCCATGCAGGAATCATAGAAATCTCTCCCTATTATTCCGGCGCCCAACAACGATTATATAGCCTGTATAAAACGGCAAACACAGGCTGTTCCGATAATGATACTGTTTTTGATCTCAACCGCCTGTCCAATATGACAATTATTCCTGCAGCTAAAATGACGGCTTGTATCATAATTTAAACCCCGATCTCTCTTTTTATACCTTGGGCAATTTCATTCGCCATTTTTTGAATTTCTTTTTTATACTTACCTTCAATCATAACCCTGCATAAATTCCCTGTTCCTGATTCGATAAACATCCGTTGTAAATTCTTGGCTTGGCCTAAGGTAATTTTCGCAGAGCATCAATACCCAACCAGAATGCCGCTGCGCCAGGGGGGACAATATCTCCCGGGTTTAGAGACGCACTATGAAATAATTCTGCATCGCTATCGAATTTCCCGGGTACGGATTCTTTACTACTTCCTTTGCACTCATGTATTGTTGCAAACTCTTCATTAACCCGAACATACTCGTCTTGTCCCGCATGAGCTGAAGAGTGGATTGCATACCACCGGGGGGTTTTGATACGAAGCAGCATACAAATTTCCGGACGTAAATTCATAAGGTTTACGACCACACCGGTAAGCCACAGCTCTGCTTCCCCGGCCTCTATCATCTTATCCAGATATTGAACAGGTTTGTGCTGAAAGAACCAGCGATAGGAGGCGTCTTTCGGAGCTTTTATTCCAAACAATTCTTCCAGGAACTCCCGTCTAACATTATGGAGCAGACAAAACTCTTCATTCCTGTAACCCTGTTCTGGTTGAAACATAAATGATGGTATAGCGTGCATCTGTCCAGCATTAAGCCCTTTTGTTGATTTGTAACCCAGGAGAAAGCCTTGATCCTCTTTATTAAAGAAAGATGTTAGCACAGAGACTGCAATAGCAGCGCTTCTGCCTGTCCCGTTCATGAGAGGATCTTTAATATGTGCATGCAAATACTTCCTTAGTTCGAGCCTTTTGAAGAGCGCCTCAAACGACATTGCTTGCCAATAAGAGGTTTCAGACAATACCTTCAAGATCTCCCACTCCAAACAGTCGCACGTATCCAGCATCAGGTCATACCGCCCTATATCACACCGGATTATTACCCCATGTTCTGTTTGCCGAATATTAACCATCCGGTATGTTTCATCTGGTATAATCGAATCTCCCGTGAACTCGCGAAATATTCGGTACGCTGGATCTCTGATGATAAATCCTCCTGTTTCCAGACTCCATTTCTCTGGAGCCATAACTATCGGATCGCGATAGGTAATCCTGCGAATTGTCTTATCGAGAATGGCAACCGGATATATCTTTCCACAACGCTCAAGAATCTCGTAGTGAGAATACCGGTGAGCCAGGAAATCGTATAAACGGGGTTCTTGCAATACTTCACGAAGCTTGTCGATATGCTTCAAACAATGCTGTGATTTGATTTGATGTTTTTTCTTCAAGAGGTTTAAGCTGCCTTCAGTAGCGGCTTCGCCAGTTCAAGAGTCTTCTATTGAACCAGCAAGGCACGTTGAATGGCTTTTTGCACTTTGCAAAAGTAAGAATCCACACATAGGTTATTACCCGCATGGATTCCTGCTTTCAAGGAATAAGATATGATGATAAAAATTCTTTTACATGAGGGTTTTGGCGATATCTATCTTAGCCTTTTAATAAAAACATGAATCTCTTCCTCCGCCTCTTCGATGCCCAATAGCTCATTCCCTGTGGTATTACACCAGGAAACAATATCCTTCTTTATGCCTTCATCTGTGGCAATAATCTCAAGCACCTTACCTATTTCAATATCTTTGATTTTATTTGCCGTCTTAAAGATAGGCATAGGGCACATAAGCCCAAAGCAATCTAATGTTTCATCTGCTTTCATAAGATAATTTACATTTGTTTATATTCACGTGGAGTGGAAAGGAGTTATCGATATTTATTTCTTTTTCAAGCCTTCTCGTGCTCGTGGTGTTCATCGTGTGGAAGCTCCTTCTTCTTCTCAAGGCCTTTACCCGTAGTCTTCTTGAGATAATCATCAATGGCTGCCTCGATGGCCTCTTCGGCAAGCACAGAGCAATGCATTTTAGCCGGGGGTAATCCTCCTAACGCCTCTGCTACTGCCTTGTTGGTAAGTTTTAAGGCCTCATCTAAGGTCTTTCCCTTAATCATTTCTGTAGAAATGCTACTGGTAGCAATGGCTGCACCACAGCCGAACGTCTTGAACTTTACATCGACAATTACATTATCCTTAACCTTGATAGACATCTTCATAATATCGCCACAAGCAGGATTTCCAACCTCTCCCACGCCATCGGCATCAGAGAAATCTCCCACATTCCGGGGATTTGCAAAATGATCCATAACCTTTGGACTGTATTGCATACAAAACTCCTTATTAATTATTCTAATTTTTCATCTGTTTCTGACTATACAAAGGAGACATTTGCCTTAAACGCTCGACAATAGATGGTAGTTTTTCCAAAACACAGGCAATATCGTCCTCGGTATTGTTGATTCCCAAACTAAAAAGCACTGTCCCCTGAGCAAGCGCAGCATCGACACCTGTAGCCATGATAACGTGCGACGCCTTAAGCGACCGTGAGGTACATGCAGAACCACTGGAGATGGCAATCCCCTGCATATCCAGAAATAATAAAATAGATTCACCCTCAATATACTCTATGCATAAACTGAGGTTTCCGGGCATACGATTCGTTGCATGACCGTTAACGTAAACATGGCTAATATTTTTTAAAATACCCTCTCTTAATAGATCCCTCAGCTTCTGAACTTTATTTACCCTTTCTGACATTTCTTGTTTTGCCAGTTCGGCTGCTTTACCCATAGCAACAATACCGATACTATTTTCTGTTCCTGACCTGCGCCCTCCCTCCTGTACTCCACCTTCTATGAGAGGAAGTATCCTTACTCCTTCCCTGAGGTAAAGCGCCCCAACTCCCGTTGGACCGTTAAATTGATTTGCCGACATACTGAGGGCGTCAATGTGAGCATCCTTAACATCAATGGGTATATTTCCCACTGCAGCAACGGCATCTGTATGAAAAAGAACGCCGTTCTCTTTTGTTATAGCTCCAATCTCCTTAACTGGCTCGATAGTCCCAATCTCACCATTTGCATACATAATAGATACCAATGTTGTTGTAGGGGTAATGGCTTTTTTGATATCAGCGGGATTTACCATTCCATATTTATCAACGGGTAAGTAAGTAACTATATATCCCGATTTTTCCAGAGATTTTAAGGGATTAAGCACAGAAAAATGCTCAATTTGTGATGTAATAACGTGGTTCCCCTTTTTTTTATGAGCAGTCAGTAGGCCTTTTAAAGCAAAGTTATTGGCCTCAGTACCGCTGGAGGTAAATATAATCTCGTTGGGTTTTGCATTGATAAGATTTGCTACTTGCCCTCTTGCCTCCTGTAGAGCCTCATTGGTAACCCTTCCGAATTGATGTAAATTGGAGGGGTTCCCAAATCCCTTGTGTAAGAATTGGGTAATAGTTTCAATTACTTTGGAATGCATCGGTGTACCCGAGGCATTATCCATATATATTTTTCCCATGGAAAATATTCCTTATAAATATCTTTTACCGTATCTTTTCTAACTTTGCATATGCTAACATAAGATTCTTTATTCCACCAACATTAAAATTGATCTTGGCACATATCTTATCTTTACTACCGGAAACCTCAAGTACCCTTCCAATGCCAAAAACAGGGTGTCTAACAATTTCTCCGCCTGAAAGGGGTGCCAAATTTTCTTTTAATGAATCATCAGGGACAGTTATATCGTCTATATGAAACGCTGTATCATACGACGAATTGCTTTTATTGTAAATATCATCAGCGTAATTATAATTTGTTTTATCAATATGAATTACAATTTCTTTTGGAATCTCATCCAAAAATCTTGACGGGATACAAAAATTCATTTGTCCATATCGCATCCGCCTCTTGGTATGGGTAAGGAAGAGTTCACTCATTGCCCGGGTAATTCCTACGTAACAGAGCCTTCGCTCTTCTTCAATCTTATCATCTGAATCCGTAGATTCCGCATGTGGCAATAACTTTTCTTCCATACCGGTAATAAAAACAACGGGAAATTCCAATCCTTTAGCGGTATGGAATGTCATGAGGGTCACCGCCCGGGTATCTTCTTGTAGTTCATCAACATCAGAAACCAGGGCTACTTCTTCTAAAAATCCCTGTAAGGTACCTTCAGAATAGTTCATGTCATATTCGTGAGCAGCATTAACAAGTTCTTCAACGTTCGCAATACGGTCTTTTGATTCTTTTCCTCCAGATTCTCTCAGGAACTCTATATACCTTGTCTCTTGAATGACCTGTTTGATGATATTTTCTACAGGCGACTTTGGTAGTTGTTGTAAATGTAAAATAAGTTCAGTGAATTTTTTTATGGATAAAGTGCCTTGCCCCTTAATCTCTGGTATTGCATTGACTTGCTGTAAGGCATAGAAAAGACTGGTGTTTTGTGCTGCCGCCCAGTCTTCAAGTTTTTTTATGGTAGTGTTTCCTATGCCTCGTGTGGGTGTATTAATCGTTCGTTCCAGCGCTACTCTGTCCTGAGGGTTAATACAGAGCCTGAGATAGGACAATATATCTTTAATCTCTTTTCTTTGGTAAAATTCTACGCCGCCAATGATCCTATACGGGATCCCGTGATTTTTTAAAGAGATCTCAAGAACGCGGGATTGAGCGTTGGTGCGATAGAATAATGCAATATTTGAGTATTTTACTCCTTTTGTGCTAAGCATCCTAATTGATTTTGCAATTTCTTCCGCCTCCCCGTGTTCATCCTCGCAATGGATTACCTTGATTTTCTCACCTTCTACATTTTCTGTCCAAAGTCTCTTTTGTTTTCTGTATCTGTTTTGCTGGATTACGCTGGAGGCTGCATGGAGAATACGCTTTGTAGAACGATAGTTTTTCTCTAGCAGCACAACTTTAGCGTCCGGATAATCTTTCTCAAAATCCATAATATTTCTAATGTCCGCTCCACGCCATCCATAAATGGATTGATCGGGGTCGCCTGTTACGCAGATGTTTCTGTATTTACTGGCGAGCATTCGTGTGATGGTATACTGGGTGTAATTAGTATCTTGATATTCGTCTACGAGAACGAACTTAAATTTTTCTTGGTACATTTCTAGAATATCGGTGTGTGTCTTAAATAGCTCTATAGTTTTGATGAGTAGATCATCAAAATCAAGGGCGTTGTTAGTCTTAAGAATTGTATGGTATTTTGCATAAACTTGAGCGACAATACGATTATAATATCCTGATGCGGTGGACGTAAAGGTTTCGGGATTTATGAGTTTATTTTTAGCATGACTGATAGTGCTTGCTATCGTACGGGGTTTCCATTGAGCAGTGTCAAACTGGAGTTCTGCCATGATGGATTTAATTTGGTTCAGTTGATCAGTGGTATCGTAAATACTAAAGTCCTTTGAGTATCCCAGTCTTTCGATATTATTTCTAAGTATCCGTGAACACATTTTATGAAACGTGGATATCCACAGTCCTTTTTGTGATAGAAATTGTTTTATGCGTTCACACATTTCATCGGCTGCTTTATTTGTGAAAGTGATGGCTAATATATTATATGGATTTATACCTTGTGATATCAGGTAACCAATGCGACGTGTAATTATACGGGTTTTGCCGCTACCGGCCCCTGCTATAACGAGAAGTGGACCTTCCATATGAGTGACAGCTTCACGCTGACTTTCAGTAATATCTTTTAATAAGGGCATGGGTTTTATTTTTTTGCAATCAAACTTGCGATGGCTTTTTTATTATCTATAATGAGTTCCCGATAGTAAATAATTTTAAGATCTGTGAAAAGATGTAAAAGTTCATTTGATTCTAACAGATAGTCTTTATTTTTAGGCCCTTCAAAACCACATTCCTTATTCTCCATCGTATAGGTTTCATAGATAATCATTCCACCGGGTTTAAGAGCTTCTTTAATTTGAGGCATAAGATCCCTTTGTAAATAGTAAAAGCACGCTATTACATCGTAGGCGTTCTTAGGCAATTTGTAAATTTCCATATCAGCTACAAATGCGCGTATGTTTACGTTATTTTCCTTTGCTAATTTTTGCGCCTTATTAATAGCCACTTCTGATATATCACAACCATCCACATCAAATCCGTTCTTTGCAAGAAATACAGCATTGCGCCCTTCACCCATGGCGATATCCAAAACCTTTCCCTTAGGCAGAATATCAATATGCTCTTTCAGAAATTCAACAGGCTCTTTGCCGTAAATAAAAGCCTCCGTTCCGTATCTTTTATCCCAAAACAATTTATCTTGTTCGTCTGCAAATACTAAAGAAATGTACTTTGTAAAGATACAGATAATTATAAATAAACAGATCGTGAAATAAAGAATGTATTTCTCATATATATACATATTTTATTCTATTGTTAATATAAAGATACTATACTAAACAGACAGTATTATGTTTATAAGTGCAAAAAGATTACTGATTTCTTACTTCTCGTAAACCGATTCAAGATTATAATGTCTCTTTATCTGCAATACAAGTTTTTTGATTGTCTATTATCCTCTCAAGCTTCATAAACAGATGCCCATATTTATAAATTATATATTTCAAAAATATCGTAAAAGTATTATATAATGATTATAAAGTGCAGAACGAATATTAAATTATTATAATATAATAAGATATATAATGTAGTTCATTGTAGAAAATATGTAGATAATCTCATAGAAAAGTATTTGTTATTTGTAAATTCAGTCTTAATACCCAAAAAGAGTAGAATAATCTACAGACTATGAACATTAATTTTAATTAACTCCCTGTTCGCTATGAAGCACAAAATTGATATGGTTTCTATAAACGTACGGAAGTTTGATAAGGGTATTTAATTACGCCGGACCCGTGTAACGCTTTTCAATCTTCTCCCTTATCAAGGAGCGGCTCTTATCAGGTGAGATGTCCTTTATTTGCTCAATACATCTTACTTCGTATGCGAGATCATCGTCTTTTATAGCTTCATGAAGCCATCGGGAATAATCTCCTCTTTGGAGATGAAACATCCAGGTGTCATCATCAATACCATCAGCTAAGTGCATAAACAATATAAGATTATGAGCACGTAGGTTAAGCTTCTTTTCCGGGCCCCGGAAGTAAAAACTTTTGTCTGTGCCTAATTTGCCTTCAGCATATTTAAGAAGATGGCGTCTGCGTTCAGACCGTGGGGGAATACTGCGGAACCAAAATGGGCTGGCTTCCGGTTTTCTCCACCAGGCTATGGCTTCTCCCGGCTTAAGTCTGCTTACCGGGACAGAAGGCGGAGTTTGGCCGAGAATTTCACTAAAGGCGCGAATGGCCTGTCCTGGAAATTCTCCTATAACTATTATTATACTGATTTCTGATAATATGACACGGGCAAGGTGATCAGGATGAACAGTAATGAATAACATTCCGCTCAAGTCCTTAGGAATTATAAGTGATTCGGGAGGGGTTAAGGATGATGGTAACATATGGTGTGTCTCATCTATTATTATCCAGTGAGGTCTCCCCGTCCTCGATCTCAGCTCTAAAAGAGCGGATAAAAGAACCTCAAAAAATGCTGGCCTATCCGCAAGGGTAATTCCAAGCATATTTACTACACAATTTTGCTCAGGTTTATCGAGGAGTTTTATTACCTCATCTACACTCGGCGCTTGCTTGCTATTCCCCATTACGACGGCGTTATCATATGTCAGATAATCTCCCTCAGGGTCGATAATACAAAATTGGTATCCATGCTCAGCTACGCGTTCTAGAAAACCTGTTGCAAAGGTCGATTTTCCACTTCCAGACGTTCCGGAGAGTAAAATACTCAAACCATAAGGTTTAATTCGTACCTCTTGCCCATCCTTACGCTTACCAAGTAAAATTACGTGTCGGTCCAACTGCGGTTCAAACTCATCAAGATCGTTGATAATAAGTTTGTTAACCAGTTCAGTAACACCTTCACCATGGTCTGAATAAGTAACAAAATCGACATGCTCTTTCAACTTGGGAAGGGCATTAGCAACTGCTACTGAAAACTCGCATACATTAAGAAAAGAGTGATCATTCTCGGCATCGCCTATACCAACAACGTTATGGGAAGATAAGCCAAGTTCATATAATGCTACGCTTAGCCCTGTGGCTTTATTAATGCCCGAGGGAAGCATCATTACCGCGTCTCTGTTAAAAATGAGTTGAATTTCAAGTCCAAGATCGCGGATTACTTCAAGCACCGTGGTCTCATGTGGTCGTAAAGTAGAAACGATTGATTGGCCTATAAAAAGCGGATCTACACCTCTTTTACGAAGCTCCTGAATAAATTCTTCTGGTGGTGTTTCTCCTAAAAGCCTCTCCTCTCTGGTAGTCGGTCTATAGAGTAACGCCCCATTCTCGGCTACAACTCTATCAAACATACTGATCTGGGGAAAGATGTGAATAAGTTCTTCTAATATACGGCCTGTGATCAGCACTAGTTTTCTGCCAGAATTTTTCAAACGCTCAAGTGCTGCTAAAGTCTTTTCATCAACTTGGCCTTTCGAGGCCAGCGTCTCATCATAATCACAAGCAAGAGCATAGTATCGCATGTTTTACTCTACGAAGACCAAAGGAAGTGTTTCATAAACTCTGATTATTGAACCTGAACAACACTTTATTGAGAAACTACCCCACCATACCCATAGTAACTTATCTAGCATAATATAGCCATTGACTGAATTTAACAGTTAAAGAGAAAAATATCTACGTTTATCATTATCTATAGAAATGGTCGTTTTTTCAACCACTTTCTGGCGCTATACTGCGATTAGCTTTTATCCCTGGCTGATTTGAAAGCCCTATTGTGCATGATATATCATTTGAAGATTTTAGGATGTAACGTTATAATACATAGTATAAAAGAATAGAAATTTACGGCAAAACCCATGCTCCTTTGAAGTTTATAGAAATTTTATGAACATGGTTTTAACGAACGATATAAAAACAGCACAAGGTATCATTCAAAAAACACAGCAACAAAAACGGCCGATGATCGAGCCTGAGGCTAAGGAATTCATCAATGCTTTTGGGATAACAAGTACGAGGTATAGGGTTGTATCCTCTGTAGCGGATGCTGTACAGGCCGCAACATTTTTCGGATATCCTGTTGTCTTAAAGATTGTCTCACCTGATATTAGCCATAAGACAGATGTGGGTGGTGTAAAAATTGCTATAAGAAATGAAGAAGGTATAAGAGCCTCATATGAAGAGATCATGAGAAATGTAAAGAAAAAACAACCAAATGCAAGGATCTACGGAATTCTCATTGAGGAGATGGCTGTGCCTTCTGCAGAAGTTATTATTGGCGGGTTGAGAGATTTCCAATTTGGCCCGGTTGTTATGTTTGGACTGGGTGGTATTTTTGTGGAAATTTTTAAAGATGTGTCTTTTCGCATTGCCCCGGTAGAAGAGCGAGAGGCTTTAGATATGATCTATGATGTAAAAGGAGCCAGGGTATTAAGGGGATTCAGAGGCACAGAACCTCTGGATATTCTCGCATTAACTCAAACGATTTTACAGATATCGAGGATTATGACATCTCTGGAAGAGGTAAGGGAAATAGATCTAAATCCTGTTCTTGTTTACCAGAAAGGTATAAAAACAGTAGATGCAAGGATCGTTTTAGATCAGGTTTATAGTGAGTAATATACCATATGCAAATAAGTCCCTTATTTATTATTTATATGTATGAAAGATTTCTTATACATGGAGATTATATTTAGGTGAAATTAAAAGAGACCGCATTTACCGTGAGGGCTGAACGTGCTATTTTGTTTCGGGCTATGTTAAATCGTAATAGAGGTGAAGCGCCGCTGGAAGAGCTTCAACGGTTGGCAGAAACTGCAGGCGCACGCGTTGTCTACACGGCAATTCAAAACAGAATAAGTATCGATCCGGTGTATTACCTTGGAAAAGGAAAGGCACTGGAATTGGCAGATGCTGCAAAGGAATTAGATGCTGATGTGCTTATTTGTGATGATGATCTTACTCCGGCTCAAGTTAGAAACCTGGAAAAGGTAATCGGTAAAAAAGTAATAGACAGAAGCGAGTTAATCCTGGACATATTCGCTACTCGCGCAAAGACATTTCAGGCCAAACTCCAGGTAGAATTGGCCCAGTTAGAGTATACAAAACCCAGATTAAAGCGGATGTGGACACATCTCTCCAGAATCGAAGGCGGTATTGGAACGAGAGGGCCTGGTGAAAAGCAATTAGAGGTGGATAAGCGAATCATATCCAGAAAGATCCAATATCTCAAAAAGAAATTATACGAAGTGGAAAAAAGACAGGAACGACTTGTCTCTTCACGAAAGGAATTTTTCACAATATCTATCGTAGGATATACCAATGCCGGAAAGTCTACATTAATGAATGCATTAACAGATGTTGATACGCTTGTAGAGGATAAGCTTTTTGCAACGCTCGATACAAAAACGGGTATGTGTAGGCTGGAAAATGGGAAAAAAATCTTAATTAGTGATACCGTCGGTTTTATACAGAAACTACCACATCATCTGATTTCATCATTTAAAGCCACACTCGAAGAAGCCCGGCATGCTGATTTACTGCTTCACGTCGTGGATATTAGTTCACCGGTAGTCCAGGAACAAATCGACGCCGTGAATGCCGTATTGAAAGAGCTAGGATGTGATAATAAACCTGTGATCATGGTGTTTAATAAAGTAGACACCATAACAAATGAATCGATTGTGCCTCTGCTTCGGAATCGCTACGGAGATTGTGTTATGATTTCTGCAAAAACACAACGGGGAATAGAAGATCTAAAACGGAGAATAGAAGGGGAATTGGAGCAAAATTTCGTGGAGATAGAACTCTCATGCAGTCCAGGTAATGGAAAGTTGATTGCGTATCTTCACGAGCATGCCCATATCATAAACAGTCAGTTTCATGAACAAGGTGTTACGTTTAAACTCCTTGTAGAAAATAGGCTTATTCATAAATTGCGTATGATGGATAGCGATATTCAGATACAGGGAACGTCTTTGTCAGATGGAGCAGACACGGACATCTAAATTCTCTGTTGCTAACGGTCTTTTTGGCTATACCGCATTGCGAATTCCGGATGTTTTAAGACGAAGAACGATAAAAAGTGGTAATGAAACAAGGAACAGGGAAATACTGATAATTTGAGCTATGGTAAAACTATCGAAGAGCAGCGGATTATCTCCCCGTAGTAACTCCATAGAGAATCTTATAACAGGGTATAGAACTCCGAAGAGCAGAACCACTTCTCCGTTTCTTCTCCGGTATTTGAAGAATGTGCTGAGAATAAAGAAGAGTACGACATCTGAAAGAAATGAATAGAGTTGTGTTGGGTGTATAGGAAGAGCATGCGTATCGGAGAGATGGATCAATCCAAGCTCGTATTGATGAAGAAAGGCAGGGCTGCCATCAACCATGCCCGCTTTGTCTAGTGTTTTTGGGAATGCAATTGCCCAGGGTATATGTGATGCAAGTTTCCCAAAGCAGCATCCATTCAGGAAACATCCAATCCGACCAATGCCTAATCCTAATGCGACAGAAGGCGCAATAATATCCAGGATCTTAAGGAAGGGTAATTGATACTTCTTGATGAAGATGCATGCTGCGATAATGCCAGCAAATAGTCCTCCGTAGTAAAC includes these proteins:
- a CDS encoding prolipoprotein diacylglyceryl transferase, yielding MRKTLFEIPIPFLQKSIPIYSYGFMLMIAFLVAIFIARQRAKKENIDPNKISDLGIYIVCAGIFGARLFFVIQFFDNYKNDLFGIFKIYEGGLVYYGGLFAGIIAACIFIKKYQLPFLKILDIIAPSVALGLGIGRIGCFLNGCCFGKLASHIPWAIAFPKTLDKAGMVDGSPAFLHQYELGLIHLSDTHALPIHPTQLYSFLSDVVLFFILSTFFKYRRRNGEVVLLFGVLYPVIRFSMELLRGDNPLLFDSFTIAQIISISLFLVSLPLFIVLRLKTSGIRNAV
- a CDS encoding GTP-binding protein, which gives rise to MKLKETAFTVRAERAILFRAMLNRNRGEAPLEELQRLAETAGARVVYTAIQNRISIDPVYYLGKGKALELADAAKELDADVLICDDDLTPAQVRNLEKVIGKKVIDRSELILDIFATRAKTFQAKLQVELAQLEYTKPRLKRMWTHLSRIEGGIGTRGPGEKQLEVDKRIISRKIQYLKKKLYEVEKRQERLVSSRKEFFTISIVGYTNAGKSTLMNALTDVDTLVEDKLFATLDTKTGMCRLENGKKILISDTVGFIQKLPHHLISSFKATLEEARHADLLLHVVDISSPVVQEQIDAVNAVLKELGCDNKPVIMVFNKVDTITNESIVPLLRNRYGDCVMISAKTQRGIEDLKRRIEGELEQNFVEIELSCSPGNGKLIAYLHEHAHIINSQFHEQGVTFKLLVENRLIHKLRMMDSDIQIQGTSLSDGADTDI
- a CDS encoding acetate-CoA ligase encodes the protein MVLTNDIKTAQGIIQKTQQQKRPMIEPEAKEFINAFGITSTRYRVVSSVADAVQAATFFGYPVVLKIVSPDISHKTDVGGVKIAIRNEEGIRASYEEIMRNVKKKQPNARIYGILIEEMAVPSAEVIIGGLRDFQFGPVVMFGLGGIFVEIFKDVSFRIAPVEEREALDMIYDVKGARVLRGFRGTEPLDILALTQTILQISRIMTSLEEVREIDLNPVLVYQKGIKTVDARIVLDQVYSE
- a CDS encoding cysteine desulfurase translates to MGKIYMDNASGTPMHSKVIETITQFLHKGFGNPSNLHQFGRVTNEALQEARGQVANLINAKPNEIIFTSSGTEANNFALKGLLTAHKKKGNHVITSQIEHFSVLNPLKSLEKSGYIVTYLPVDKYGMVNPADIKKAITPTTTLVSIMYANGEIGTIEPVKEIGAITKENGVLFHTDAVAAVGNIPIDVKDAHIDALSMSANQFNGPTGVGALYLREGVRILPLIEGGVQEGGRRSGTENSIGIVAMGKAAELAKQEMSERVNKVQKLRDLLREGILKNISHVYVNGHATNRMPGNLSLCIEYIEGESILLFLDMQGIAISSGSACTSRSLKASHVIMATGVDAALAQGTVLFSLGINNTEDDIACVLEKLPSIVERLRQMSPLYSQKQMKN
- a CDS encoding hydrolase, whose protein sequence is MRYYALACDYDETLASKGQVDEKTLAALERLKNSGRKLVLITGRILEELIHIFPQISMFDRVVAENGALLYRPTTREERLLGETPPEEFIQELRKRGVDPLFIGQSIVSTLRPHETTVLEVIRDLGLEIQLIFNRDAVMMLPSGINKATGLSVALYELGLSSHNVVGIGDAENDHSFLNVCEFSVAVANALPKLKEHVDFVTYSDHGEGVTELVNKLIINDLDEFEPQLDRHVILLGKRKDGQEVRIKPYGLSILLSGTSGSGKSTFATGFLERVAEHGYQFCIIDPEGDYLTYDNAVVMGNSKQAPSVDEVIKLLDKPEQNCVVNMLGITLADRPAFFEVLLSALLELRSRTGRPHWIIIDETHHMLPSSLTPPESLIIPKDLSGMLFITVHPDHLARVILSEISIIIVIGEFPGQAIRAFSEILGQTPPSVPVSRLKPGEAIAWWRKPEASPFWFRSIPPRSERRRHLLKYAEGKLGTDKSFYFRGPEKKLNLRAHNLILFMHLADGIDDDTWMFHLQRGDYSRWLHEAIKDDDLAYEVRCIEQIKDISPDKSRSLIREKIEKRYTGPA
- a CDS encoding iron-sulfur cofactor synthesis protein, producing MQYSPKVMDHFANPRNVGDFSDADGVGEVGNPACGDIMKMSIKVKDNVIVDVKFKTFGCGAAIATSSISTEMIKGKTLDEALKLTNKAVAEALGGLPPAKMHCSVLAEEAIEAAIDDYLKKTTGKGLEKKKELPHDEHHEHEKA
- a CDS encoding ATP-dependent DNA helicase PcrA yields the protein MPLLKDITESQREAVTHMEGPLLVIAGAGSGKTRIITRRIGYLISQGINPYNILAITFTNKAADEMCERIKQFLSQKGLWISTFHKMCSRILRNNIERLGYSKDFSIYDTTDQLNQIKSIMAELQFDTAQWKPRTIASTISHAKNKLINPETFTSTASGYYNRIVAQVYAKYHTILKTNNALDFDDLLIKTIELFKTHTDILEMYQEKFKFVLVDEYQDTNYTQYTITRMLASKYRNICVTGDPDQSIYGWRGADIRNIMDFEKDYPDAKVVLLEKNYRSTKRILHAASSVIQQNRYRKQKRLWTENVEGEKIKVIHCEDEHGEAEEIAKSIRMLSTKGVKYSNIALFYRTNAQSRVLEISLKNHGIPYRIIGGVEFYQRKEIKDILSYLRLCINPQDRVALERTINTPTRGIGNTTIKKLEDWAAAQNTSLFYALQQVNAIPEIKGQGTLSIKKFTELILHLQQLPKSPVENIIKQVIQETRYIEFLRESGGKESKDRIANVEELVNAAHEYDMNYSEGTLQGFLEEVALVSDVDELQEDTRAVTLMTFHTAKGLEFPVVFITGMEEKLLPHAESTDSDDKIEEERRLCYVGITRAMSELFLTHTKRRMRYGQMNFCIPSRFLDEIPKEIVIHIDKTNYNYADDIYNKSNSSYDTAFHIDDITVPDDSLKENLAPLSGGEIVRHPVFGIGRVLEVSGSKDKICAKINFNVGGIKNLMLAYAKLEKIR